The Gossypium hirsutum isolate 1008001.06 chromosome D07, Gossypium_hirsutum_v2.1, whole genome shotgun sequence genome includes the window AAACACCACAAAAGTTCATGTAATCCAATAAAAAGAATACACTTTCAAATTATCTTCAGTTTCACATAAGAGTAGTCTTACACCCATATTCATCATCTAAAACAGAAGGATCttcataaactaaaaaaaaaaaccccatagTTTCAATTATCATAAGTTTTGCATTCATCAGTCTCGGGGTTGTCTTTGCAGTAATTCTCGAGAGGATCGTTATCTTTCAGCCTATCCCTGGCGTGGCTGGCTGCTGCACTCAGTTCTTCCACCTCGTCCCAAGCCGCCACACACTCTCCGCTAGCTGGGTCATCCGAGCACGCCTCTTGTGCTTCCTTGATGCTCTGCTCCACCTTCTCCGACAAGCTATCAGGTGCAGCTCTCACCTGCATCCGCCTGGATTCCAACGGGGACAATACCCTTTTCCATGGCTGGTTAAGGTATGGGACCTTGATGGGGCTACCCTTGGTGGAGTCTCGTAGGCTGGCGGTGGCTCTTGGGGTAACGAAGTTAAGAGTGAACAGGGTCGCCATTGTAGTTGTTCTTGTTTCGTCTGTGATGTGAAGA containing:
- the LOC107954365 gene encoding calvin cycle protein CP12-1, chloroplastic, which gives rise to MATLFTLNFVTPRATASLRDSTKGSPIKVPYLNQPWKRVLSPLESRRMQVRAAPDSLSEKVEQSIKEAQEACSDDPASGECVAAWDEVEELSAAASHARDRLKDNDPLENYCKDNPETDECKTYDN